One genomic region from Mastacembelus armatus chromosome 21, fMasArm1.2, whole genome shotgun sequence encodes:
- the nabp1a gene encoding SOSS complex subunit B2, protein MATPTNEALFLLKDVKPGSKNLNIVFIVLEIGRVTKTKDGHEVRSCKVADKSGSIAISVWDELGSLIQPGDIIKLTRGYASIWKGCLTLYTGRGGDLQKIGEFCMVYSEVPNFSEPNPELLAQANQQNKSGKPDQNQRGNSPPNQNSGTPAPPGNGAMPPFANNNPPGAPRDPAFGNVGRPNGRSPGNGAPPVTVSGPPSAAKSSVTISNGRDPRRAKR, encoded by the exons ATGGCAACCCCTACAAACGAAGCGTTGTTTTTGTTAAAGGATGTGAAGCCTGGGTCGAAAAATTTGAATATCGTATTCATCGTTTTGGAAATAG GACGAGTGACCAAAACGAAAGATGGCCATGAGGTACGCTCATGCAAGGTGGCAGACAAGAGTGGAAGCATTGCGATCTCTGTTTGGGATGAACTGGGCAGCCTTATTCAGCCAGGGGACATCATCAAGCTGACCAGAGG CTATGCATCCATATGGAAAGGTTGCCTAACCCTATACACTGGAAGAGGAGGGGATCTACAGAAGATTGGAGA GTTCTGCATGGTGTATTCAGAAGTGCCCAACTTTAGTGAACCAAACCCAGAGCTGCTAGCCCAGGCAAACCAGCAAAATAAGTCT GGTAAACCAGACCAAAATCAGAGGGGAAACTCTCCACCCAATCAGAATTCAGGTACACCTGCCCCACCAG GTAATGGTGCCATGCCCCCATTTGCCAACAACAACCCACCTGGTGCACCCCGTGACCCTGCGTTTGGGAACGTTGGCCGACCCAATGGTCGGTCACCTGGCAATGGTGCGCCTCCTGTTACTGTTTCTGGACCCCCATCAGCTGCAAAGTCCTCAGTTACCATTAGCAATGGCAGGGACCCACGCCGTGCCAAAAGATGA
- the cxcr1 gene encoding C-X-C chemokine receptor type 1 translates to MTDPNTSFFSDDFGSVYDALNFTYNYSEFIVDPETQPCNSFPIPDAVMIGVSIFYVIIFVLAIPGNLIVGVVIVLSKQSLPPSDLYLLHLAAADILLAITLPFWAVSVTRGWVFGDAMCKIVTSLQELSFYSSILFLTCISMDRYMVIVRAMEARRANRQMVSWGVCVAVWAVGAFLSLPGLFSSSFSSQNSSHLVCSELYDASSANKWRVATRILRHTLGFIIPLAIMLPCYGVTIKRLLHIRGGFQRQRAMRVIVLVVVAFLLCWTPYHIAVMADTFFRTKILPYRCPARMAVDQAMFATQSLGLLHSCVNPVLYAFVGEKFRTRLLQIMRKMGVLERTSVTRSSRSSLSSEITSTFM, encoded by the exons ATGACTG ATCCAAACACATCCTTTTTTAGTGATGACTTTGGATCTGTTTATGACGCACTCAACTTCACTTATAATTACTCAGAGTTCATCGTGGACCCTGAAACCCAGCCCTGCAACTCCTTCCCCATCCCAGATGCAGTGATGATTGGTGTCAGTATATTTTATGTCATCATCTTTGTGTTGGCGATTCCTGGAAATCTGATAGTGGGGGTGGTGATTGTCCTTAGCAAGCAgtcccttcctccctctgatCTTTACCTCCTCCACCTGGCAGCTGCTGACATACTACTGGCCATTACTCTCCCATTCTGGGCTGTCTCTGTTACACGGGGCTGGGTGTTTGGAGACGCCATGTGTAAAATTGTCACCAGTCTCCAAGAGCTAAGCTTCTACTCTAGCATTCTCTTCCTGACTTGCATCAGCATGGACCGTTACATGGTGATTGTACGAGCCATGGAGGCCCGCAGGGCTAACCGACAGATGGTGAGCTGGGGagtttgtgttgctgtctgGGCTGTTGGAgcctttctgtctctgccaggtCTCTTCagttcttctttctcttctcaaaACTCTAGTCACTTAGTGTGTTCTGAACTGTATGATGCCAGCAGTGCTAACAAGTGGCGGGTGGCCACCAGAATTCTTCGCCATACTTTGGGGTTTATTATCCCTTTAGCCATCATGCTGCCCTGTTATGGAGTAACCATCAAGCGCCTGCTTCACATCCGTGGGGGATTTCAGCGGCAACGAGCCATGAGAGTGATTGTGCTTGTGGTGGTTGCGTTTCTCCTTTGTTGGACACCGTATCACATTGCAGTTATGGCAGATACTTTTTTCAGGACAAAGATACTGCCCTACCGCTGCCCAGCAAGAATGGCAGTAGATCAGGCCATGTTTGCCACCCAGAGTCTGGGCCTACTTCACAGCTGTGTCAACCCGGTGCTGTATGCCTTTGTGGGAGAGAAGTTCAGGACAAGGCTCTTGCAGATAATGAGGAAGATGGGTGTCTTAGAGAGAACATCAGTTACAAGAAGCAGCAGGTCTTCACTGTCTTCAGAAATCACATCCACCTTTATGTGA